The Vicinamibacterales bacterium genome window below encodes:
- a CDS encoding asparagine synthase-related protein, whose product MAIQSGTFTFDRGAVLDDHGGSLRRHPSGLAATFDGRIDNGDEIRMRLPDAANDAADADLALSMFERWRTAGLGSMVGEWALAIWDPHRRTLHLARDYMGARPLYYARAADGVLWSTDLADVVVRAGSADELSDRFAARFMALAPHPDTTPYERVHAVPPGVCVSIAATGGITQSRFWHLRADDIRYRDPRTYEEHLRRLWRDAVRSRLRTSETVWAELSGGLDSSSVACMAGLLIHARAAAAPAIRFVSHATLHSPEGDERRFIAEVERRVGVRTEIVGVEESQNDADPRRAWLTPYALHGVGLATVRRVRAGGGRLVLSGRLGDAIMGCQPDNSIAVLDDLRSGHALSALRNMRAWSRATRKPFVEIAWGLLAGDRRAAPDGGLALLTPDLRALVRDLRAPEPPADVRRSKRPLARMLLGYAAGARLDIPDRSPDVVYSYPFTHRPLVEFMLAIPGEQLSAPGATRALMRRAFATFVPPRIISRISKGYYPPAAYRAARRAVAAMQVRDLEVVQRGWIDPDRLQAAMHALSAGGGESGGEIHAVLRLEAWLQARRHTATTPQRKEVNTDEVLHA is encoded by the coding sequence ATGGCGATCCAATCAGGCACGTTCACCTTCGATCGCGGCGCCGTCCTCGATGACCACGGCGGGAGCCTGCGCCGGCATCCCTCCGGTCTCGCCGCCACGTTCGACGGGCGGATCGACAACGGCGACGAGATCCGCATGCGACTGCCGGACGCGGCGAATGACGCGGCCGACGCCGACCTGGCGCTCTCGATGTTCGAGCGATGGCGAACGGCCGGTCTCGGATCGATGGTCGGGGAATGGGCGCTCGCGATCTGGGACCCGCACCGGAGAACGCTGCATCTGGCGCGCGACTACATGGGCGCGCGGCCGCTGTATTACGCCAGGGCAGCTGACGGCGTGCTGTGGTCCACCGACCTGGCCGACGTCGTGGTCCGGGCCGGCAGCGCCGACGAATTGAGCGATCGCTTCGCGGCCCGGTTCATGGCGCTGGCGCCGCATCCCGACACGACGCCCTACGAGCGCGTGCACGCGGTGCCGCCGGGCGTGTGCGTCTCGATCGCCGCCACGGGCGGCATCACGCAGAGCCGTTTCTGGCACCTGCGCGCCGACGACATCCGCTATCGCGACCCGCGCACCTACGAAGAGCATTTGCGGCGGCTCTGGCGGGACGCTGTGCGGTCGCGGCTTCGCACCAGCGAGACGGTGTGGGCGGAATTGAGCGGCGGTCTCGACTCGTCGTCCGTCGCGTGCATGGCGGGGCTCCTCATCCACGCCCGGGCAGCCGCCGCGCCGGCAATCCGTTTCGTGTCGCACGCCACGCTGCACTCCCCGGAAGGGGACGAACGGCGGTTCATCGCGGAGGTGGAGCGCCGCGTCGGCGTGCGAACCGAGATCGTCGGCGTCGAGGAGAGCCAGAACGACGCCGACCCACGACGCGCGTGGCTGACGCCCTACGCGCTTCACGGCGTCGGCCTGGCGACCGTGCGGCGCGTCCGTGCCGGCGGAGGACGGCTCGTCCTCTCCGGGCGGCTTGGCGACGCCATCATGGGCTGTCAGCCCGACAACAGCATCGCGGTGCTGGACGATCTGCGGAGCGGACACGCGCTCTCGGCGCTGCGCAACATGCGCGCATGGAGCCGCGCCACGCGCAAGCCGTTCGTCGAGATCGCCTGGGGGCTGCTTGCCGGCGACCGTCGCGCCGCACCGGACGGCGGCCTCGCACTCCTGACGCCGGACCTGCGCGCGCTGGTGCGCGACCTGCGCGCTCCCGAGCCGCCGGCCGACGTGCGTCGTTCGAAGCGGCCACTCGCGCGCATGCTCCTGGGCTATGCGGCTGGAGCGCGTCTCGACATTCCCGACCGCTCGCCGGACGTCGTCTACAGCTATCCGTTCACGCACCGGCCGCTCGTCGAGTTCATGCTCGCGATTCCAGGCGAGCAGTTGAGCGCGCCGGGCGCGACCCGCGCGCTGATGCGGCGCGCCTTCGCGACCTTCGTGCCGCCACGAATCATCAGCCGCATCTCGAAGGGCTACTACCCGCCGGCTGCGTACCGCGCCGCACGCCGCGCGGTCGCCGCAATGCAGGTGCGTGACCTGGAAGTGGTGCAGCGCGGATGGATCGATCCGGATCGCCTGCAGGCCGCGATGCACGCCCTCAGCGCCGGCGGCGGCGAGAGCGGCGGCGAGATCCACGCCGTGCTCAGGCTCGAGGCGTGGCTGCAGGCCCGTCGTCACACCGCTACAACGCCACAACGGAAGGAGGTGAACACCGATGAAGTACTCCACGCCTGA